Proteins from a single region of Ziziphus jujuba cultivar Dongzao chromosome 1, ASM3175591v1:
- the LOC107421088 gene encoding uncharacterized GPI-anchored protein At1g61900 isoform X2: MEERVAFRFDIIYVQVFLLSLCYLESCCSPLDSFDHPLTNLQKEAILSEISPTGSPQPFLPLLAPSPLAPFTNLTSPKLSGRCTLNFTAAESLMSTTSIDCWSVFAPLLANVICCPQLEATLAILIGQSSKETNVLALNGTVAKYCLSDIEQILVGQGANDSLKQICSIHSSNLTEASCPVKSIDEFESTVDTSKLLAACEKIDPVKECCDSICQNAILEAATQITLKASELLSLGGSHILPEHSAKVNDCRNIVLRWLASQLGPSNAKEVLRGLSNCNVNKVCPLVFPDMRHVTKDCGNGISNRTACCNAMESYVSHLQKQSFITNLQALDCAASLGMKLRRLNITTDVYGLCHIGLKDFSLQEVGCLLPSLPSDATFDMSSGISFLCDLNDNIPAPWPSKSQVTFSSCNKTIKIPALPAATSSSKNGNYGDNAMLILSLASSMFLMMLL, from the exons ATGGAAGAAAGAGTGGCTTTTCGTTTCGATATCATTTATGTACAAGTGTTTCTGCTCTCCCTCT GCTACCTTGAATCTTGTTGCAGTCCGTTAGATTCTTTTGACCATCCACTGACAAATTTACAAAAAGAAGCAATTTTGTCAGAGATCTCCCCCACTGGAAGTCCTCAGCCTTTTCTTCCACTTCTAGCACCTTCACCCTTAGCACCATTTACAAATTTGACTTCTCCAAAATTATCAG GTCGATGTACGTTAAACTTTACAGCTGCTGAGAGTTTGATGAGTACCACATCAATAGATTGCTGGTCTGTATTTGCCCCATTGCTGGCTAATGTAATTTGTTGCCCACAGTTGGAAGCTACTCTTGCAATTCTTATTGGTCAATCCAGTAAAGAAACCAATGTGCTTGCTTTGAATGGGACTGTTGCTAAATACTGCTTGTCAGACATCGAGCAGATTTTGGTGGGTCAAGGTGCAAATGACAGTCTTAAGCAGATTTGCTCAATCCATTCATCTAATCTTACTGAAGCATCTTGTCCAGTCAAAAGTATTGATGAATTTGAGAGTACTGTCGATACTTCTAAGTTGCTTGCTGCTTGTGAGAAGATTGATCCTGTGAAAGAATGCTGTGATTCGATTTGTCAAAATGCCATATTAGAAGCTGCTACTCAAATTACATTGAAAGCCTCAGAACTTTTGAGTCTGGGTGGCTCTCACATCTTGCCTGAACACTCAGCAAAGGTCAATGATTGTAGAAATATTGTGCTTCGGTGGCTGGCTAGTCAACTTGGTCCTTCCAATGCTAAGGAAGTTCTAAGGGGACTATCTAATTGTAATGTTAACAAAG TGTGTCCCTTAGTTTTCCCTGACATGAGACATGTTACAAAGGATTGTGGGAATGGAATAAGTAATCGGACAGCATGCTGTAATGCCATGGAGAGCTATGTGTCCCACTTGCAAAAGCAAAGTTTCATAACCAACTTGCAAGCTTTGGATTGTGCTGCATCATTGGGAATGAAGTTAAGAAGACTAAATATTACAACAGATGTATATGGCCTCTGTCATATAGGCCTTAAGGATTTCTCTCTTCAAG AGGTTGGATGTCTTTTACCAAGCTTGCCGTCGGATGCCACATTTGACATGTCTTCAGGGATTAGTTTTCTTTGTgatttaaatgataatattCCAGCTCCCTGGCCTAGTAAATCTCAAGTGACATTCTCATCTTGCAATAAAA CTATCAAGATTCCTGCCCTTCCTGCAGCTACATCTTCTTCTAAAAATG GCAATTACGGTGACAATGCGATGCTTATTCTGTCCCTGGCTTCCTCGATGTTCCTTATGATGCTCTTGTAA
- the LOC107421088 gene encoding uncharacterized GPI-anchored protein At1g61900 isoform X1 — MEERVAFRFDIIYVQVFLLSLCYLESCCSPLDSFDHPLTNLQKEAILSEISPTGSPQPFLPLLAPSPLAPFTNLTSPKLSGRCTLNFTAAESLMSTTSIDCWSVFAPLLANVICCPQLEATLAILIGQSSKETNVLALNGTVAKYCLSDIEQILVGQGANDSLKQICSIHSSNLTEASCPVKSIDEFESTVDTSKLLAACEKIDPVKECCDSICQNAILEAATQITLKASELLSLGGSHILPEHSAKVNDCRNIVLRWLASQLGPSNAKEVLRGLSNCNVNKVCPLVFPDMRHVTKDCGNGISNRTACCNAMESYVSHLQKQSFITNLQALDCAASLGMKLRRLNITTDVYGLCHIGLKDFSLQVGNQEVGCLLPSLPSDATFDMSSGISFLCDLNDNIPAPWPSKSQVTFSSCNKTIKIPALPAATSSSKNGNYGDNAMLILSLASSMFLMMLL, encoded by the exons ATGGAAGAAAGAGTGGCTTTTCGTTTCGATATCATTTATGTACAAGTGTTTCTGCTCTCCCTCT GCTACCTTGAATCTTGTTGCAGTCCGTTAGATTCTTTTGACCATCCACTGACAAATTTACAAAAAGAAGCAATTTTGTCAGAGATCTCCCCCACTGGAAGTCCTCAGCCTTTTCTTCCACTTCTAGCACCTTCACCCTTAGCACCATTTACAAATTTGACTTCTCCAAAATTATCAG GTCGATGTACGTTAAACTTTACAGCTGCTGAGAGTTTGATGAGTACCACATCAATAGATTGCTGGTCTGTATTTGCCCCATTGCTGGCTAATGTAATTTGTTGCCCACAGTTGGAAGCTACTCTTGCAATTCTTATTGGTCAATCCAGTAAAGAAACCAATGTGCTTGCTTTGAATGGGACTGTTGCTAAATACTGCTTGTCAGACATCGAGCAGATTTTGGTGGGTCAAGGTGCAAATGACAGTCTTAAGCAGATTTGCTCAATCCATTCATCTAATCTTACTGAAGCATCTTGTCCAGTCAAAAGTATTGATGAATTTGAGAGTACTGTCGATACTTCTAAGTTGCTTGCTGCTTGTGAGAAGATTGATCCTGTGAAAGAATGCTGTGATTCGATTTGTCAAAATGCCATATTAGAAGCTGCTACTCAAATTACATTGAAAGCCTCAGAACTTTTGAGTCTGGGTGGCTCTCACATCTTGCCTGAACACTCAGCAAAGGTCAATGATTGTAGAAATATTGTGCTTCGGTGGCTGGCTAGTCAACTTGGTCCTTCCAATGCTAAGGAAGTTCTAAGGGGACTATCTAATTGTAATGTTAACAAAG TGTGTCCCTTAGTTTTCCCTGACATGAGACATGTTACAAAGGATTGTGGGAATGGAATAAGTAATCGGACAGCATGCTGTAATGCCATGGAGAGCTATGTGTCCCACTTGCAAAAGCAAAGTTTCATAACCAACTTGCAAGCTTTGGATTGTGCTGCATCATTGGGAATGAAGTTAAGAAGACTAAATATTACAACAGATGTATATGGCCTCTGTCATATAGGCCTTAAGGATTTCTCTCTTCAAG TCGGAAATCAAG AGGTTGGATGTCTTTTACCAAGCTTGCCGTCGGATGCCACATTTGACATGTCTTCAGGGATTAGTTTTCTTTGTgatttaaatgataatattCCAGCTCCCTGGCCTAGTAAATCTCAAGTGACATTCTCATCTTGCAATAAAA CTATCAAGATTCCTGCCCTTCCTGCAGCTACATCTTCTTCTAAAAATG GCAATTACGGTGACAATGCGATGCTTATTCTGTCCCTGGCTTCCTCGATGTTCCTTATGATGCTCTTGTAA